In the genome of Maribacter forsetii DSM 18668, the window ATATAATTATCTATAACAAGACCTCTAACACCAGTTTCTTCTTCTACCTCACGTATGGCACATTCCTCTATAGACTCACCCTTGTCCAATTTACCTTTAGGTAAATCCCATTTATCGTTTCTGTAGATAAAAAGTACTTTCCCCTCTTTATTTCTTACTACACCGCCACCGGCAATTACTAAGGGAATAACTTGAGTAAACTTTTTTAAAATTTCATCGTAATTAGGATGATAAATAAACGCTTCCCTCAATTTCCCCTTCCTCAATGAACTTATTGCCTCTTCTATTGATTCTTGATTTAATGAAAAATACTCCCCATTTGTTGTATCAGAGAGTTTATTTGTCAAAATCAAAGGCAATTCATTAACAAAAACTTTATACATTTGCGTCATGGTTTTAGACAAAAACACTGCAAAAAAAACAGCAGAGCTTCTCTTGCAAATTAATGCAATAAAATTGACACCGGAAAATCCTTTTACATGGGCTTCGGGTTGGAAATCTCCAATATACTGCGATAATAGAATTTTACTATCCTATCCTATCATCAGAAACTATATCCGCGATGAAATGGCAAAGCAAGTAGAACAACTTTATGGCAAGCCAGATTGTATTGTAGGTGTAGCTACAGGAGCAATAGGAATTGGGGCTTTAGTTGCTGACAAACTAAATTTACCTTTCGTATATGTAAGGCCTGAGCCTAAATCCCACGGTCGTCAAAATCAGATAGAAGGTCATTTAGAAGCGCACCAAACGGTTGTTGTTATAGAAGATTTAATTAGCACAGGAAAAAGCAGCTTAAATGCCGTAGACGCCCTAAGAGCTATTGACGCGAGCGTAAAGGGCATGTTGGC includes:
- the pyrE gene encoding orotate phosphoribosyltransferase; the protein is MVLDKNTAKKTAELLLQINAIKLTPENPFTWASGWKSPIYCDNRILLSYPIIRNYIRDEMAKQVEQLYGKPDCIVGVATGAIGIGALVADKLNLPFVYVRPEPKSHGRQNQIEGHLEAHQTVVVIEDLISTGKSSLNAVDALRAIDASVKGMLAIFTYGFETATKNFEEKNTELHTLSSYEYLIEQASETGYVKEEQLITLMEWRKDPSKWTNK
- a CDS encoding NUDIX hydrolase; amino-acid sequence: MYKVFVNELPLILTNKLSDTTNGEYFSLNQESIEEAISSLRKGKLREAFIYHPNYDEILKKFTQVIPLVIAGGGVVRNKEGKVLFIYRNDKWDLPKGKLDKGESIEECAIREVEEETGVRGLVIDNYIRTTYHVFKRNGINKLKQVYWYDMSTDFDGKLKPEKKEGIFKVRWKGPEKIKKALENSYVNIKILFGED